The Nitrospiraceae bacterium genome includes a window with the following:
- a CDS encoding HDOD domain-containing protein, with translation MSPTTKVDLKKRIEQVGELPTLPHVVQKLASMIGRPNVSAEEIGILIEKDQVLSAKVLRLANSPFYGFPSRIASVAHAVVVLGLNVVKGLTLCATAFDMMKTAGMHQLWRHSLGVAITAHILGTKAGMKNPEEAFVAGLLHDIGKVVLYVKWPDVGRQITAANKGQDRYLMETEQELFEVTHADVGGWLASAWHLPITLREPIMLHHTPTAAQDAKLQTAIVHVADILVKGMACGHSGDDLVPPLSQAAWKLVGLDEQSLADCLAKASEEFQTIDDYL, from the coding sequence ATGAGCCCAACCACGAAAGTCGATCTCAAGAAACGCATCGAGCAGGTCGGCGAGCTGCCGACCTTGCCCCACGTCGTGCAGAAGCTCGCCTCGATGATCGGTCGGCCGAATGTCTCGGCCGAAGAGATCGGGATCCTGATCGAAAAGGACCAAGTTCTCTCCGCGAAAGTGCTGCGCCTGGCCAATTCCCCCTTCTACGGTTTTCCCTCCCGCATCGCCTCCGTGGCCCATGCCGTCGTCGTGCTCGGCTTGAATGTCGTGAAGGGGTTGACCCTCTGCGCCACCGCCTTCGACATGATGAAGACGGCCGGCATGCATCAACTCTGGCGTCATTCGCTCGGCGTCGCCATCACAGCCCACATTCTCGGCACCAAAGCGGGGATGAAGAATCCCGAAGAGGCCTTCGTAGCCGGCTTGCTGCACGACATCGGGAAGGTCGTGCTGTACGTCAAATGGCCTGACGTCGGCCGCCAGATCACCGCGGCCAACAAGGGACAGGACCGCTATCTGATGGAAACGGAGCAAGAGCTGTTCGAGGTCACCCACGCCGACGTCGGCGGCTGGCTGGCGTCGGCCTGGCACCTACCCATCACGCTGCGCGAACCGATCATGCTCCATCACACCCCCACCGCTGCCCAAGACGCGAAGCTCCAAACGGCCATCGTCCATGTCGCCGACATTCTCGTCAAAGGCATGGCCTGCGGCCATTCCGGCGATGACCTGGTCCCGCCGCTGTCCCAGGCGGCATGGAAACTCGTCGGCCTGGATGAGCAGAGCCTTGCCGACTGCCTGGCCAAGGCGAGCGAGGAATTCCAGACGATCGACGATTACCTATGA
- a CDS encoding response regulator yields the protein MPSISSGRFDLVLLDVVMPGMTGIEVFRVIRKFDPQAKVILFSGQPFAQPYRELLDEGLRGFIKKPFDLDDRSSLLAAQLHQR from the coding sequence TTGCCCTCTATCAGCAGCGGCCGGTTCGATCTCGTGTTGCTGGATGTCGTGATGCCGGGCATGACCGGGATCGAAGTATTTCGTGTGATTCGGAAGTTCGATCCCCAAGCAAAGGTGATTCTCTTCTCGGGGCAACCGTTCGCTCAGCCGTATCGGGAACTGCTCGACGAGGGGCTCCGCGGTTTCATCAAGAAGCCATTCGACTTGGATGATCGATCCAGCCTTTTGGCGGCACAGCTCCATCAGCGGTGA
- a CDS encoding TIGR00266 family protein, with amino-acid sequence MKSEILYPGAFPMVRVHLNDGETVKAESGAMVGASPTIDIESKMEGGFLGALSRKMLTGEKFFFQTLRAARGAGEVLLAPTVPGEIVIMDLDGVNEYMVQKDGFLAGAEGVKIESKMQSLTRGLLGGEGFFILRISGTGQLILNSFGAIHKIELKPNEEYIVDNSHLVAWTATTTYNIEKAASGWIASLTSGEGFVCRFRGPGLVYIQSRNPGSFGAWIRQFIPVSE; translated from the coding sequence ATGAAGAGTGAAATCTTGTATCCGGGGGCGTTCCCGATGGTTCGGGTGCATCTGAACGACGGCGAGACGGTCAAAGCAGAGTCCGGTGCCATGGTCGGTGCGTCCCCCACGATCGACATCGAAAGCAAGATGGAAGGCGGGTTCCTCGGTGCCTTGTCCCGCAAGATGCTGACCGGCGAGAAGTTTTTCTTTCAGACCCTCCGGGCAGCCCGCGGCGCCGGTGAAGTGCTATTGGCGCCCACGGTGCCCGGTGAGATCGTCATCATGGATCTCGACGGCGTGAACGAATATATGGTGCAGAAGGACGGGTTTCTGGCCGGGGCAGAAGGCGTGAAAATCGAGAGCAAGATGCAGAGCCTGACGCGCGGGCTTCTCGGTGGAGAGGGTTTCTTCATTCTGCGCATCAGCGGGACCGGCCAGTTGATCCTGAACAGCTTCGGCGCGATCCATAAGATCGAGCTCAAGCCGAACGAAGAATACATCGTCGACAACAGCCACCTGGTGGCCTGGACTGCCACGACGACCTACAACATCGAGAAGGCGGCGTCCGGATGGATCGCGAGCCTGACGTCGGGAGAAGGGTTCGTCTGCCGATTCCGCGGTCCGGGGTTGGTGTATATCCAAAGCCGCAATCCGGGGAGTTTTGGGGCATGGATCAGGCAATTCATCCCTGTTTCGGAATAG